One stretch of Arthrobacter polaris DNA includes these proteins:
- a CDS encoding sodium:solute symporter: MLAFGWWGKSRTKNNSDFLVAGRRLGXFLYTGTMAAVVLGXASTVGGVGLGYKFGISGMWLVVAIGVGVLLLSLLFAPTLQXLKIYTVSQMLSLRYGQETTKVSGIVMLAYTIMISATSTGAYATIFVVLFGWDRWLAIAVGGAIVLLYSTIGGMWSITLADQVQFVIKTVGVFFLMLPFAWNAAGGIDGIKERVDASFXQWDGIGIQTIITYFVVYTLGLLIGQDIWQRVFTARTXEVARWGGATAGIYCILYGVAGALIGLAARVALPAIDIANLGKDVVYAEVATLLLPMGIGGIVLAAAVAAMMSTASGSLIAAATVARKDVVPFVASWFGKKIDTSDTSNPEHDVNANRLYVLVLGIFVVLISIVVNDVVFALTIAYDILVGGLLVAIIGGLVWKRGTGLGAAWSIAVGCVLTIVLLVLYATGVIPSADGIYANEPIYFGLIASLVVYVVVSLLTPRTPAHIRQVWDDRLAAAATDSNPDEDVLASCK, from the coding sequence ATGCTGGCCTTTGGCTGGTGGGGCAAATCGAGGACCAAGAACAACAGCGACTTCCTCGTTGCAGGACGGCGCCTTGGCNCCTTCCTTTACACGGGGACCATGGCCGCCGTGGTGCTCGGGNGCGCCTCCACCGTGGGTGGGGTTGGACTTGGTTATAAGTTCGGCATCTCCGGCATGTGGCTGGTGGTCGCCATTGGCGTGGGCGTTTTGCTGCTCAGTTTGTTGTTCGCACCGACCCTGCAANAACTCAAAATTTACACCGTCTCGCAAATGCTCAGTCTGCGCTACGGTCAGGAAACCACCAAGGTTTCTGGCATCGTCATGTTGGCTTACACCATCATGATTTCAGCAACGTCCACCGGCGCCTACGCCACCATCTTTGTGGTGCTCTTCGGTTGGGACCGCTGGCTGGCCATCGCCGTGGGCGGCGCCATCGTCCTGCTTTATTCCACCATCGGCGGTATGTGGTCAATTACTCTGGCCGATCAGGTGCAGTTTGTCATCAAGACCGTGGGCGTCTTCTTCCTCATGCTCCCCTTCGCCTGGAACGCAGCTGGCGGGATTGATGGCATCAAGGAACGCGTTGATGCAAGCTTTNTCCAGTGGGATGGCATCGGCATCCAGACCATCATCACCTACTTCGTGGTTTACACCCTAGGCCTGCTCATTGGCCAGGACATCTGGCAGCGCGTCTTCACCGCCCGTACCNCCGAAGTTGCCCGATGGGGCGGCGCCACAGCCGGTATTTACTGCATCCTGTACGGTGTTGCCGGCGCCCTGATCGGCCTGGCCGCCCGCGTGGCACTGCCCGCTATTGACATCGCCAATCTGGGCAAGGACGTAGTCTATGCCGAAGTTGCCACCCTCTTGTTGCCGATGGGTATTGGCGGCATCGTTCTGGCCGCCGCCGTCGCTGCCATGATGTCCACGGCATCAGGGTCCTTGATTGCCGCCGCCACCGTGGCCCGCAAGGACGTGGTCCCGTTCGTGGCCAGCTGGTTCGGCAAGAAGATCGACACCTCAGACACCTCCAACCCCGAGCACGACGTGAACGCCAACCGCCTCTATGTCCTAGTCCTTGGCATCTTCGTGGTGCTGATCTCCATCGTGGTCAATGACGTGGTGTTTGCCCTGACCATCGCGTACGACATCCTCGTGGGCGGCCTTCTGGTCGCCATCATCGGCGGCTTGGTCTGGAAGCGCGGAACCGGCCTGGGCGCTGCCTGGTCCATCGCCGTGGGCTGCGTCTTGACCATCGTCCTCCTTGTCCTGTACGCCACAGGCGTGATCCCCAGTGCCGACGGCATCTACGCCAACGAACCCATCTACTTCGGGCTCATTGCCTCGCTTGTGGTTTATGTTGTGGTGTCCTTGCTGACACCACGCACACCCGCTCATATTCGCCAGGTGTGGGATGATCGCCTAGCCGCTGCAGCCACCGATTCCAACCCGGATGAAGACGTGCTCGCATCCTGCAAGTAA
- a CDS encoding helix-turn-helix domain-containing protein produces MKALPLEPSTDPVAIGSRLRAARQDQRLTIEQVADATGLTKGFLSRVERDLTSPSVASLVTLCQVLSISIGDLFAAPETHLSRKGEGPRISLGGEGIVERLLTSRSERRLQILGATIEPYGRGESELYAVDCDVDVLHIISGELTLRMTQESYDLTAGDTLSFPGREPHSWQNHSAYPVEALWILVPAASGSGS; encoded by the coding sequence ATGAAAGCTTTACCGCTAGAGCCAAGCACTGATCCGGTGGCCATTGGATCGCGATTACGGGCCGCACGCCAAGACCAGCGCCTCACCATCGAGCAGGTGGCTGATGCTACCGGGCTGACCAAAGGATTCCTGAGCCGCGTTGAACGCGATTTGACCTCACCAAGTGTGGCGTCTTTGGTGACGTTGTGCCAAGTCCTCTCAATATCCATCGGCGATCTGTTCGCTGCGCCGGAAACTCACCTCAGCCGAAAAGGCGAGGGTCCGCGCATCTCCTTGGGCGGTGAAGGCATAGTTGAACGGCTCTTGACATCCCGTTCGGAGCGACGCCTGCAAATCCTGGGCGCCACCATAGAACCTTATGGGCGCGGTGAATCTGAACTGTACGCCGTTGACTGTGACGTTGACGTTTTGCACATCATCAGTGGTGAGCTGACCTTGCGCATGACCCAGGAATCCTATGACTTGACGGCAGGGGACACGCTGTCCTTCCCAGGCCGTGAGCCGCACAGCTGGCAAAATCACAGCGCCTACCCGGTGGAGGCCTTGTGGATCCTTGTCCCGGCAGCTTCCGGTTCAGGTAGCTGA
- a CDS encoding amino acid transporter produces MTSLAKAPADXGAHGKPKGKAALRQWLLEGMPESAGKRQGPHGRPAENHKPHSWWRVMCLTGLDYFSTLGYQPAIAALAAGXLAPLATIVLVLVTLFGALPVYKRVARESPHGAGSIAMLERLLPRWWXKLFVLALLGFAATDFMITITLSSADATAHVIENPFAPDFLHGQNILITLVLIAGLAAVFLRGFKEAISIAVVLVIIFLTLNLVVITVALVNVVGSPLLTADWWTALTTQHGDPIMVIAVALLVFXRLALGLSGFETGVAVMPQIKGRNADTETNPEGRIKGAHRLLTTAAVIMSSFLITSSLATTILIPASAFQPGGAANGRALAYLAHSLLGEGFGTAYDISTIAILWFAGASAMAGLLNLVPRYLPRFGMAPEWAAAVRPLVLVFTAIAIFITIIFKADVDAQGGAYATGXLVLITSAAIAVTLSARRKGERIKTIGFGVVSIVFVYTTVANSIERPDGLKIALLFILGIVIVSLVSRLRRSFELRATYTRLDEAAMNFVAAVDEGTIRIISHDPKTRNAAAYRRKLAHAAMINEMGNPAQVLFMEIIVDDSSDFETALEVRGITRHGYKILQVHSSNVPNTIAAVLLHIRDVTGLIPHIYFRWTEGNPITNLLKYLFIGEGEIAPVTREVLREAEPELTQRPWVHVG; encoded by the coding sequence GTGACATCCCTCGCCAAAGCTCCCGCAGACNCCGGAGCTCACGGCAAGCCAAAGGGCAAGGCTGCCCTTCGCCAATGGTTGCTTGAAGGCATGCCAGAAAGTGCAGGTAAGCGGCAGGGCCCGCACGGCCGGCCGGCTGAGAACCACAAACCACACTCGTGGTGGAGGGTTATGTGCCTGACCGGTCTGGACTACTTCTCAACCTTGGGCTACCAGCCTGCCATCGCCGCACTCGCCGCAGGGNTGCTGGCCCCGCTGGCCACGATCGTGCTGGTGCTGGTGACCTTGTTCGGTGCGCTTCCGGTCTATAAGCGCGTTGCTAGGGAAAGCCCGCACGGTGCTGGCTCGATCGCGATGCTTGAACGCCTCCTACCACGCTGGTGGNGGAAATTATTTGTCCTTGCCTTGCTCGGTTTCGCGGCCACCGACTTCATGATCACCATTACGCTCTCCAGCGCCGACGCCACAGCCCACGTCATTGAAAACCCTTTCGCACCAGATTTCTTGCATGGGCAAAACATCTTGATCACGCTCGTTTTGATCGCAGGACTGGCCGCCGTGTTCCTGCGCGGCTTCAAGGAAGCAATCAGCATTGCCGTGGTGCTGGTGATCATTTTCTTGACGCTGAACCTTGTAGTGATCACGGTGGCACTGGTCAATGTAGTGGGCAGCCCACTGCTCACTGCTGACTGGTGGACCGCGCTCACTACTCAGCACGGCGACCCCATCATGGTGATTGCCGTTGCCCTGCTCGTATTCNCCCGTCTGGCCCTGGGGCTCTCTGGCTTCGAGACCGGCGTCGCCGTGATGCCGCAGATCAAGGGCCGCAACGCAGACACCGAAACAAATCCCGAAGGCCGCATCAAGGGCGCCCACCGTTTGCTGACTACGGCAGCCGTCATCATGAGCAGCTTCTTGATCACGTCCTCGCTGGCCACTACCATCCTCATCCCCGCATCCGCATTCCAACCCGGCGGAGCCGCCAACGGGCGTGCGCTTGCCTACTTGGCGCATTCCCTCCTCGGCGAAGGCTTCGGCACCGCCTATGACATCAGCACCATCGCCATCTTGTGGTTTGCCGGGGCCAGCGCCATGGCCGGGCTGCTGAACTTGGTTCCGCGCTATCTGCCACGGTTCGGCATGGCACCGGAATGGGCGGCTGCCGTGCGGCCCTTGGTACTTGTCTTCACCGCCATTGCCATTTTCATCACCATCATTTTCAAGGCCGACGTCGACGCCCAGGGAGGCGCCTACGCCACAGGGNTGTTGGTGCTCATCACCTCAGCGGCCATCGCTGTAACCCTGTCAGCAAGACGCAAGGGCGAGCGCATTAAGACCATTGGTTTTGGCGTAGTCTCCATAGTGTTTGTCTACACCACTGTGGCTAACTCGATTGAACGCCCCGATGGTCTAAAAATTGCCTTGTTGTTCATCTTGGGAATTGTGATCGTCAGCCTCGTCTCACGGCTGCGCCGCTCCTTTGAACTGCGAGCCACCTACACTCGTTTGGATGAGGCGGCCATGAACTTTGTGGCGGCCGTGGACGAGGGCACCATTCGCATCATTTCCCATGACCCCAAGACCCGAAACGCCGCCGCCTACAGGCGCAAGCTGGCCCACGCCGCGATGATCAACGAAATGGGCAATCCGGCGCAGGTGCTGTTCATGGAGATCATTGTTGATGATTCCTCAGACTTTGAAACAGCCCTTGAAGTTCGCGGCATCACGCGCCACGGCTACAAGATCTTGCAAGTCCACTCCTCCAACGTGCCCAACACCATCGCGGCAGTGCTGCTGCATATTCGCGATGTGACAGGGCTCATTCCGCACATTTACTTCCGCTGGACGGAGGGCAACCCCATCACGAATCTACTGAAGTACCTGTTCATCGGAGAAGGCGAAATTGCCCCGGTGACCCGTGAGGTGCTGCGTGAAGCAGAGCCGGAGCTAACCCAACGCCCTTGGGTGCATGTGGGTTAA
- the speB gene encoding agmatinase, giving the protein MKELRIEANGNLGPIDSSKIPRYAGAATYARLPRLDQVAKADVAVVGVPFDSGVSYRPGARFGANHVREASRLLRPYNPAWDVSPFENCQVADAGDMAVNPFNINEAIETIQQNALDLTAGGAKLLTIGGDHTISLPLLRAAAERAGEPIAMLHFDAHLDTWDTYFGAEYTHGTPFRRAVEEGILDTEAISHVGTRGPLYGXKDLDDDHRFGFGIVTSADVYYQGVLETVAKIRDRIGNRPLYISVDIDVLDPAHAPGTGTPEAGGITSRELIEIIRGFRGMNLVGADIVEVAPAYDHAEITGIAASHVGFELVTLMADNHVEGDRFGEPNGYAAQALDAEARRRPAGFSPSATEGGAK; this is encoded by the coding sequence ATGAAAGAGCTCCGCATCGAGGCCAATGGCAATTTGGGCCCCATAGACTCCTCCAAGATCCCGCGCTACGCGGGCGCGGCCACGTACGCCCGTCTCCCGAGGCTCGACCAGGTCGCCAAGGCTGATGTCGCCGTGGTTGGGGTTCCNTTTGACAGCGGCGTCTCCTACCGNCCCGGGGCACGGTTTGGTGCCAACCATGTGCGTGAGGCCTCGCGGCTGTTGCGCCCGTACAACCCGGCCTGGGACGTGTCGCCGTTTGAAAACTGCCAGGTGGCCGACGCCGGCGACATGGCGGTGAACCCTTTCAACATCAACGAAGCCATCGAAACCATCCAACAAAACGCGCTGGATCTGACGGCCGGCGGGGCAAAGTTGCTGACCATCGGCGGGGACCACACCATCTCGCTACCGCTGCTGCGTGCCGCCGCTGAACGCGCTGGCGAGCCCATCGCCATGTTGCATTTTGATGCCCACCTTGACACTTGGGACACCTACTTTGGTGCCGAATACACGCACGGGACCCCGTTCCGCCGCGCCGTGGAAGAGGGCATCTTGGATACCGAGGCGATCTCGCACGTGGGCACCCGCGGCCCGCTTTACGGTAANAAGGACCTCGATGACGATCACCGCTTCGGCTTCGGCATCGTCACCTCCGCCGACGTTTACTACCAAGGCGTACTCGAGACAGTGGCGAAAATTCGTGACCGCATCGGCAACCGNCCCCTCTACATCTCCGTGGACATCGACGTCTTAGACCCCGCACATGCNCCCGGGACCGGCACNCCCGAAGCAGGTGGCATCACCAGCCGCGAACTCATCGAGATCATTCGCGGCTTCCGTGGCATGAACCTAGTGGGTGCGGACATCGTGGAGGTGGCCCCAGCCTATGACCACGCAGAAATTACCGGCATCGCCGCCAGCCACGTGGGCTTTGAATTGGTGACGCTGATGGCGGACAACCATGTGGAGGGCGACCGCTTCGGAGAGCCAAACGGCTACGCAGCCCAGGCCCTTGACGCTGAAGCACGACGCCGGCCCGCTGGGTTCTCNCCGAGCGCCACCGAAGGCGGTGCCAAATGA
- a CDS encoding thiamine pyrophosphate-binding protein has translation MNDELSNTSPLKEKTTLAENTVVAVDVPARTETAQAPDAPQRNGGDLVVETLTALGAKTVFGIPGQHALGLFDALSRSDLHFVSSRVENNSAFAADGYSRATGEVGVLFLSTGPGALTALAGLQEAYATGVPMIVVASQIPLEGLGARRKGMLHQLDDQKASAANVTKSQRLIQHASGIPSAIQDAWTEAVSSPQGPVWLEVPQNVLLDPIFVPAVEDALAEPFDNPPRVELIREAVKWLSAAERPVIVAGGGVRRGHGEKQLLSIAEKLNAPVVCTPGGNGAFPWNHDLSLQSWIEDRYVTEVLEDADVLVVIGSSMGEVSSNYFTMEPRGRIIQIDAEPRVLESNRPALGIRADAGQALSALDEALTEPHGERAQWHGQTPQQVVADTLARVRARLDSQDLGLERKFMADIRAAVPADMQTFWDMTISAYWGWSCWDSKDGEFHSAQGAGGLGYGFPAALGGALGLQSMGKPSRVLAVAGDGSSMYSIAELATAKQHNAPVTWLIIDDGGYGILREYMVGTFGKATHTELARPDFVKLAEAFGVPAQRVKPEDVGEALKAGFAADGPNVVVVDVLLKMFGPTHLNI, from the coding sequence ATGAATGACGAACTCAGCAACACCTCACCCTTGAAAGAAAAGACCACCTTGGCAGAAAACACAGTAGTTGCCGTGGACGTGCCTGCACGGACGGAAACTGCGCAGGCCCCTGACGCACCCCAACGCAACGGTGGTGACCTAGTGGTGGAAACACTGACAGCGCTAGGTGCTAAGACCGTNTTTGGTATCCCTGGCCAGCACGCATTGGGGCTNTTTGATGCACTGAGCCGCTCGGATCTGCACTTTGTTTCTTCACGGGTGGAGAATAACTCTGCGTTTGCCGCCGACGGATACTCCCGGGCCACCGGCGAAGTTGGTGTGCTGTTCCTGTCCACCGGCCCGGGTGCATTGACAGCCTTGGCCGGACTGCAGGAAGCCTACGCAACCGGTGTGCCCATGATTGTGGTGGCCAGTCAGATCCCGCTGGAAGGATTGGGCGCACGACGCAAAGGCATGCTGCACCAACTTGATGACCAGAAGGCCTCGGCCGCGAACGTGACCAAGAGCCAGCGGCTGATCCAGCACGCCTCGGGCATTCCTTCTGCCATTCAGGATGCCTGGACCGAGGCTGTGTCCTCACCGCAGGGCCCGGTCTGGCTTGAAGTGCCGCAGAACGTGCTGCTTGATCCCATCTTTGTGCCAGCCGTCGAGGACGCCTTGGCTGAACCTTTTGATAACCCGCCGCGCGTGGAACTTATCAGAGAAGCCGTGAAGTGGCTTTCAGCTGCCGAGCGCCCCGTGATTGTGGCCGGTGGCGGCGTTCGCCGTGGCCATGGNGAAAAACAGTTGCTCTCCATTGCTGAAAAGCTCAACGCCCCGGTGGTGTGTACTCCCGGAGGCAACGGCGCGTTCCCCTGGAACCATGATCTATCGCTGCAGTCGTGGATTGAAGACCGCTACGTCACAGAGGTTCTCGAAGACGCCGACGTCCTGGTTGTCATCGGCTCATCCATGGGTGAGGTCTCAAGTAATTACTTCACCATGGAGCCCCGCGGACGCATCATCCAGATCGACGCCGAACCNCGGGTCCTGGAATCCAACCGGCCAGCGCTAGGTATCCGGGCCGACGCCGGACAGGCGCTCAGTGCCCTTGATGAGGCTCTCACTGAACCCCATGGCGAGCGGGCGCAGTGGCACGGTCAAACGCCGCAGCAGGTTGTTGCTGACACCCTCGCCAGGGTCCGGGCCCGCCTTGATAGTCAAGACCTGGGCTTGGAACGCAAGTTCATGGCTGACATTCGTGCAGCGGTCCCAGCTGATATGCAAACGTTCTGGGACATGACCATCTCTGCTTACTGGGGCTGGAGCTGCTGGGATTCCAAGGACGGCGAATTCCACTCTGCTCAGGGTGCAGGTGGCCTGGGGTACGGCTTCCCGGCTGCCTTGGGTGGGGCGTTAGGGCTGCAGAGCATGGGGAAACCCTCCCGCGTGCTGGCGGTTGCTGGCGATGGGTCCTCCATGTATTCCATTGCGGAGCTGGCCACGGCGAAGCAGCACAATGCTCCTGTCACGTGGCTCATTATTGACGACGGCGGCTACGGCATCCTGCGCGAATACATGGTGGGCACCTTCGGCAAGGCCACCCATACGGAGCTGGCCCGGCCCGACTTTGTGAAACTTGCGGAGGCATTTGGTGTCCCGGCCCAACGGGTCAAGCCAGAAGATGTNGGGGAGGCGCTGAAGGCCGGCTTTGCTGCTGACGGGCCCAACGTCGTCGTGGTTGATGTGTTGTTGAAAATGTTTGGCCCCACGCATCTAAATATCTAG
- a CDS encoding aspartate/glutamate racemase family protein, which produces MLGGMSWESSAEYYRLANTLVRARLGGLHSARIVMASVDFADIEALQVAGKWDEAGYLLAESAAGLEAAGAQLLLICTNTMHKVADQVQAAVGIPLLHLGDATAQAVKQAGLVTVGLLGTAFTMEEDFYRDRLASHGLELLIPPPDDRAEVHRIIYDELCLGIVREESRQTYRGVITRLVEAGAEGIVLGCTEIELLIHDADSPAPIFPTTRLHVEAAVTASLGWPVKSRISDDSAIFRQKCAPVDLQSVHF; this is translated from the coding sequence ATGCTTGGTGGCATGAGCTGGGAGTCCAGCGCGGAGTATTACCGGTTGGCAAACACATTGGTCCGCGCTCGGCTCGGTGGACTGCACTCGGCTCGGATTGTGATGGCCTCGGTAGATTTTGCGGATATAGAGGCGCTGCAGGTGGCCGGGAAGTGGGACGAAGCTGGGTACCTGCTCGCTGAGTCGGCTGCTGGGCTTGAAGCGGCCGGTGCGCAACTCCTGCTTATTTGCACTAACACGATGCACAAGGTCGCCGATCAGGTTCAGGCTGCAGTCGGGATCCCGCTGCTGCACCTGGGTGACGCCACCGCGCAAGCGGTGAAACAGGCGGGTCTGGTAACCGTGGGCCTACTGGGCACCGCTTTCACTATGGAGGAGGACTTCTACCGTGACAGGCTCGCCTCTCACGGCTTAGAGCTNTTGATTCCACCACCGGATGACCGGGCCGAGGTGCACCGCATCATCTACGACGAACTGTGTCTGGGCATCGTGCGCGAGGAATCCCGCCAGACATACCGTGGGGTGATCACACGTCTGGTTGAGGCTGGTGCGGAAGGAATCGTGCTCGGTTGCACCGAGATCGAACTGCTCATCCATGACGCGGATAGTCCTGCGCCGATTTTCCCTACGACGCGCCTGCACGTTGAGGCCGCTGTCACCGCCTCCTTGGGGTGGCCTGTGAAAAGTAGAATATCCGACGATAGCGCGATTTTCCGCCAGAAGTGTGCACCCGTTGACCTGCAATCTGTACATTTTTAG
- a CDS encoding PhzF family phenazine biosynthesis protein, which translates to MKTRGYSEVDVFSHTSYRGNALAVVHDADDLSAEDMQRFANWTNLSETTFLLAXSSPQADYRVRIFSAKEELPXAGHPTLGSAKAWLDAGGTTRTGGMLIQECTAGLIPIRVVDGGIAFEAPPLTRYGPVEEPLVHRIATILGISRDKIIDVSWLVNGPQWIGVRLSSAREVLGLRPDPGKAGDLEIGVVGPYESEAETQFEVRAFTGGDPVWEDAVTGSLNAGLARWMIDTALVTPPYTASQGTVLGRQGRVHISLHEGNIWVGGHVTSCIEGTVRL; encoded by the coding sequence ATGAAAACGCGCGGATATAGTGAAGTTGATGTCTTCTCCCACACGTCATATCGTGGCAATGCGTTGGCTGTTGTTCATGATGCTGATGATTTGAGTGCCGAAGATATGCAGCGTTTCGCTAACTGGACCAACCTGTCTGAGACGACGTTTCTTTTGGCCNCCAGCAGTCCGCAAGCTGACTACCGCGTGAGGATCTTCTCCGCTAAAGAAGAGCTGCCTNTTGCTGGCCACCCGACGCTTGGATCCGCCAAGGCATGGCTGGATGCAGGTGGCACAACAAGGACCGGCGGGATGCTCATACAGGAATGCACAGCAGGGCTGATCCCTATTCGTGTAGTGGATGGTGGAATAGCGTTTGAAGCACCACCTCTAACTCGCTACGGCCCCGTTGAAGAGCCTCTTGTGCACCGAATAGCAACGATTTTAGGGATCTCCAGGGACAAAATTATTGACGTGTCGTGGCTGGTTAATGGTCCACAATGGATTGGTGTCCGACTTTCCTCGGCGAGGGAAGTGCTGGGCCTGCGCCCCGACCCAGGAAAAGCGGGCGATCTTGAAATCGGAGTTGTAGGCCCGTATGAGTCCGAAGCGGAAACCCAGTTCGAAGTCCGTGCCTTCACTGGAGGAGACCCTGTATGGGAAGACGCCGTAACAGGTAGCCTGAACGCGGGCCTTGCGCGATGGATGATCGACACAGCTTTGGTCACCCCACCCTACACAGCGTCCCAGGGAACGGTTCTAGGGCGTCAGGGTCGAGTGCATATAAGTCTCCACGAAGGGAACATCTGGGTTGGTGGACATGTCACGAGCTGCATTGAGGGAACTGTTCGCCTTTAA
- a CDS encoding helix-turn-helix domain-containing protein, with the protein MDELTRREIKLSIGGSVHXPLKGWLSPKHKGKLRGKQSKLSMELEEHLVFVYRAGTHTIVEIAELIGVARSTVYRAIKRADEAAT; encoded by the coding sequence GTGGATGAGCTCACCCGTCGCGAGATAAAACTCAGCATCGGTGGCTCCGTCCATGANCCCTTGAAAGGATGGCTGTCGCCAAAGCATAAGGGAAAGTTGCGCGGAAAGCAGTCCAAGCTCTCCATGGAACTGGAAGAACACTTGGTTTTCGTTTACCGCGCGGGAACGCACACGATTGTTGAAATTGCCGAACTCATCGGCGTAGCAAGATCCACTGTCTACCGAGCCATCAAACGCGCCGACGAGGCCGCCACTTAG
- a CDS encoding sulfatase-like hydrolase/transferase encodes MSGEKAPNFVVIMTDDQGAWTRGRTMPELITPSXDELGETGLELTRFFXTSPVCSPARASLVTGRMPSAHGVHDWLRSENSGVSTEGVHYLENFETTPELLNRQGYTCAHAGKWHLGDARAPAPGFTHWYSHRDGXGNYFGAXVIDHGVLHCEDGYITHAITDNATAMLRQLAKKNEPFYLQVHYTAPHSPWTDGNHPQEYLDLYKDCDFPSIXRDPAHEWFNWDHGDLAAAMLNPKENLAGFCAAMTAVDRGVGQLLDVLGETGIREDTYVIFTSDNGFSCGHHGIWGKGNGTNPLNVWDNSILVPFIINRPGTVAPRLDDALTTAASVHATLLELAGAQAPLDPLIAGESIAPRFLGGASELDAARKDAIVIFDEYGGTRMIRTATHKFVLRYGDAXCELYDLLADPQEMSNEYATAAYSAIRSELHTQLLAWFASHSEPRFDAFERPVTGLGQTSPLWVEASDAQRYVPPRTPSSPGA; translated from the coding sequence ATGAGCGGTGAGAAGGCCCCGAACTTTGTTGTCATCATGACCGATGATCAAGGTGCCTGGACGCGCGGGCGCACCATGCCCGAGCTCATCACCCCGTCTNTGGATGAACTGGGCGAAACCGGACTGGAACTCACCCGTTTCTTTNGCACCTCACCTGTATGTTCACCGGCCCGGGCCTCACTGGTGACAGGGCGCATGCCCTCCGCCCATGGCGTCCACGACTGGTTGCGCAGTGAAAACAGCGGCGTCAGCACTGAAGGCGTGCACTACTTGGAGAATTTCGAAACCACCCCGGAACTGTTGAATCGACAGGGCTACACGTGCGCGCATGCTGGAAAGTGGCATCTTGGTGATGCACGGGCCCCTGCACCTGGTTTCACTCATTGGTATAGCCACAGGGATGGGNGTGGCAACTATTTTGGCGCCNCCGTCATTGACCACGGTGTGCTGCACTGTGAAGACGGCTACATCACCCACGCCATCACCGACAATGCCACCGCCATGCTCCGCCAGCTGGCCAAGAAAAATGAACCGTTCTACCTGCAGGTGCACTACACGGCGCCACATTCCCCGTGGACCGATGGCAACCATCCGCAGGAATATCTGGACCTGTACAAGGACTGCGACTTCCCCAGCATCNCCCGCGATCCTGCCCACGAATGGTTCAACTGGGATCACGGCGATCTGGCTGCAGCCATGCTGAACCCGAAAGAAAACCTCGCCGGCTTTTGTGCTGCCATGACGGCAGTGGACCGGGGTGTAGGTCAGCTGCTCGATGTCCTCGGGGAAACCGGGATCAGGGAGGACACTTACGTGATCTTCACCTCCGATAACGGGTTTAGCTGCGGCCATCACGGCATTTGGGGCAAGGGCAACGGCACCAACCCACTCAATGTGTGGGACAACTCCATTTTGGTGCCGTTCATCATTAACCGGCCCGGCACCGTCGCCCCAAGACTCGACGACGCCCTCACCACGGCTGCGTCCGTGCACGCTACTTTGTTGGAGCTAGCTGGTGCTCAAGCACCATTGGATCCGCTCATTGCTGGGGAGTCCATCGCTCCCCGCTTCCTCGGCGGGGCCTCCGAACTTGATGCTGCGCGCAAGGATGCCATCGTGATCTTTGATGAATACGGTGGTACCCGGATGATCCGCACGGCAACGCACAAGTTTGTGCTGCGCTACGGTGACGCCNCGTGTGAGCTGTACGATCTCTTGGCCGACCCGCAGGAAATGAGCAACGAGTACGCCACTGCGGCATACTCAGCCATTCGCAGCGAGCTGCACACACAGTTACTGGCCTGGTTCGCCTCGCATTCCGAGCCACGCTTTGACGCTTTTGAACGGCCGGTCACTGGCTTGGGCCAAACTTCTCCGCTCTGGGTTGAAGCATCGGATGCACAACGCTACGTACCTCCGCGTACGCCGTCCAGCCCCGGCGCCTAA